A segment of the Pseudomonadota bacterium genome:
GCAAGCTGTACTTCGACCACCGGCAGTACGACAAGGCGTGGTGCCTCTGCGCGACGCTGTCGTTCCTCAAGAAGGCCGATCCGGAGGAGCAGCAGTTCTTCGACCAGTACAGGACGCGCGGCACGATCCGGGCGCAGGCGCGGCTCGACAACGAGATCTGGGTGAAGAACCTGTTCCACCCGGACGAGTCCGTGTTCATGGGCAAGATCTTCGAGCTCGTCACGCGCGCCGTCCGCACCGTCAAGGTGCAGCCGATCAAGGCGTTCGGGCTCAAGAAGACCCAGAAGCGGCCGCCGAACGACACGCTCACAATATCGAAGACCTTCTACTACGCGACGCAGGTCATCAACCTGCCGGTCGTGCCGGAGCTGTACGTCCAGGAGGATCGCCAGGGCGGGCTCAACTTCGCGCTCACGGATCCGATGGCCTCGGCGTGCGGCGCCAGCCTGATGTCGGGCTACTCGCCGCAGGATCTCCTGTTCATCGTGACGAAGCACCTGTCGTACTACCGGCCCGAGCACTACATCCGCTGGGTGCTGCCGACGCAGGCCGAGCTGAAGCTCCTGCTCCTCGCGTCGCTGAAGATCGGCGCCCCGGACTTCAAGCTGCCGGAGGACAAGTCCGGCGTGCTCGCGCAGTACGTCGACGTGCTCCGGCAGAACCTCTCCACGATGGAGGCGGAGAACCTCGGCAAGGTCGTCCGCCGGTTCATCAAGTCCGGGGAGCAGGCCGACATCAAGAAGTGGGTCCGCTCGCTGGAGCTCACGGCGTGCCGCGCCGGCTACCTGCTCGCCAACGACCTGGAGACCGCGGCCAAGATGATCCAGGCCGAGACGGGCGGCGTGGACGACATCCCGCCCAAGGAGAAGATCAAGGAGCTCGTGCTGTTCAGCGTGTCCGAGGAGTACTTCAAGCTCCGCGAGGCGCTCGGCATCGTGATCGGATCCTGATCGAACGGCGCGCGGTTCGCCGCGCAGATGAACAGCGCGGCCACGATAGAAGAAGAGGCCATCCCCATATCGTGGCCGCGGATTTCACATCCGCGGCGATGAGCGGGGGATCGGACCCGCCTTCGCGCTTCGCGCTTCGGCGCGGCAAGCCGATCCGACGGATCGGACGGATCCGGCCGATCGAGTGCCGACGGCGTCCCGCGCATGAAAAAACCCGCGCATGAAAACACCCGCGCATGAATTGCGCGGGCTGGAGGATGGAGAGGCTTGGGGTTCAGTCCTCGAGCTCCAGGTCAGGCCAGATGGTTCCTGCCGCGTGGTGGCGCTCCTGGTTCGAGATGTAGGCCACCGTGCGATCCAACTCTGACGAGCTGACGCTGAACGCGCCGTAGCCGGTCTGCCACGAGAAATCGGGAAAGCTCGATACCTCGCGCCGGATCGTCAAGGTCAACGCCGCTTTCAGCCCGCGCACGAGCTCGGCGACGGAGAGGTCGGGGCGATATCGCACCAGCAGGTGGACATGGTCGGGTGCTCCGCCGAGCGCGAGCACGGCGGAGCCCAGCGCGTGCGCCGTGTCGGCGGCTTGCCGGGACAATCGAAAGAGAAGCGCGCTGTCGAGGACTGCGGCGCGGTTCTTCGTCGCCCAAACCACGTGCACGTACAGCACGGCGTGGGAGTGCCTGGTTGCGAACAGCTTCACGTTCTTGTCGGTTCCCTTCTCCAGCCCGCGCAATTCATGCGCGGGGCAGAATGGCACGGCGCCCCTCTTCTTCCTCCAGCCCGCGCAATTCATGCGCGGGCGTGATCGGGTCGGCGCGGGCGGTAGCCGTTTGCGATCGCCCCGTCATCTGTATCGGACGATCCGGGCGGGAGTTGCCGGAAATCGACGTTCCACACAGGTTGGTGCAGCGCGGGCGCGATTGGATGATGGAGAGGCTCGGGTGCCGACGGCGTCCCGCGCATGAATTGCGCGGGCTGGAGGAAACGGCCATAGTCCGCGCATCGGTGGTATGATCCGTTCATCACGGGGGTGAGAGATGATCACGAGCAGAGACCGTTTGTCGGCGCCGCGGGTCCGCTGGTTCTTTGCTCTGGTCGCTTCTGTCTCTTCCGTCGCTTCCGTCCCTTGGCTTGGCGGCTGCTCGAGCGACAAAAGCGACCCAAGCGACGCAAGCGACGTGGACTCTGATTCTGATACCGACACGGATACCGATACCGACACCGATACGGACTCTGATACCGACAGCGACACCGACACCGATACCGACGCGGACACGGATTCCGACGCGGATTGGTGCCGCGCTCCTGAGGAGGCCTAAGGCCGCCTCGAAGGGCGCAGCCTGGAGTGACAAGCCGCAGAAAAAATGGCTTCCGACAGCGCGCCCGATCGGTCGGATCCAGCACGCAACGCGGCCGAGGGTATTCTTCTTGACACACGCTCCCAAGCGCCGTACATAAGTCGGCGCGACGGTTGTTACAGCTCTTGCCACTCAACCCCGATACGGAATTGCACACAGGGCGCAGCGAGATGCGCCGCAAAAACAAGACAGAGAAGAAAAGAGAACCAAGAGGAACCACATGCATCTGAGAGATCTCAAGAAGAAGCCCATCTCCGAGCTCACCACGATGGCGAACGAGTACAACATCGAGGGCGCGGCCGGAATGCGCAAGCAGGAGCTGATCTTCGCGCTCTTGCAGGCCCAGTCCGATCAGAACGGCGTCATCACCGGCGAGGGCGTGCTCGAGACCCTGCCCGACGGGTTCGGCTTCCTGCGCGCGCCGGACTACAACTACCTCCCGGGGCCGGACGACATCTACGTCTCCCCGTCTCAGATCCGGCGGTTCAACCTCAGGACCGGCGACATCGTCGCGGGACAGATCCGGCCGCCCAAGGAGTCGGAGCGCTACTTCGCGCTGCTCAAGGTCGAGACCATCAACCACGAGGCGCCAGAGGTCGCGCGGTCCAAGATCCTCTTCGACAACCTGACGCCGCTCTACCCGGACGCGCGCTTCAACCTCGAGACCCCGGACAAGCCCAACGACTCGACGCGCATCATCGACCTCCTGTGCCCGATCGGGAAGGGGCAGCGCTGCCTCATCGTGTCGCCGCCGCGCGCCGGCAAGACCGTCCTCTTGCAGGATCTCGCGAACGCCATCTCCACGAACCACCCCGAGGCGAAGCTCCACGTGCTGCTCATCGACGAGCGGCCCGAGGAGGTCACCGACATGGCGCGGAACGTGGACGGGGAGGTGATCAGCTCCACCTTCGACGAGCCCGCGCAGCGGCACGTCCAGGTCGCAGAGATGGTGCTCGAGAAGGCGAAGCGCCTCGTCGAGCACAACCACGACGTCGTGATCCTCCTGGATTCCATCACGCGCCTCGCGCGCGCCTACAACACGGTCGTCCCGCCGTCGGGCAAGATCCTCTCCGGCGGCGTCGACTCCAACGCCCTGCACAAGCCGAAGCGGTTCTTCGGCGCGGCGCGGAACATCGAGGGCGGCGGCAGCCTCACGATCGTCGCCACCGCGCTCGTCGACACCGGATCGCGCATGGACGAGGTGATCTTCGAGGAGTTCAAGGGGACGGGCAACAGCGAGATCCACCTGGATCGCAAGCTCATGGAGAAGCGGATCTTCCCGTGCCTGGACATCAACAGGTCCGCGACGCGCAAGGAGGAGCTGCTGCTCGACAACTTCGTCCTGCAGCGCGTCTGGCTGCTGCGGCAGCTCCTGCACCCGCTGAACGTGATTGACTCGATGGAGTTCTTGTTGGACAAGCTCCGTAGGACGAAGAGCAACAAGGAGTTCCTCGAGTCGATGAACCAGTAGACGTGGGGTGAGAACCGGGCTATTCACGTCCGGCGAATCCACGAGAGGTAGTGAGATGAAGAAGGGTATCCATCCGAAGTACACGGCGATCACGATCAGCTGCGCCTGCGGCAACACCGTGAAGACCCGCTCGACCAACGGGCAGGACATGACGCTGGAGATCTGCTCCGAGTGCCACCCGTTCTACACCGGGAAGCAGAAGCTGCTCGACTCGGCCGGGCGCATCGAGCGCTTCCGGAAGAAGTACGCCGGCCAGAAGAAGCCCGCGTAGTGTCCCCGTCCCCCGTGCCCAAGGGCAAGTGCGCCCCTGTCGGAGGCCAGGCCGTGATGGAGGGCGTGATGATGCGCTCGCCCCGCAGCCTGGCGATCGCCGTCCGCCGCCCCTCGAACGAGATCGTCGTGAAGGAGGCGGTGTGGCGTTCGATCTGGGACCGGCTGACGTTCCTGCGCTGGCCCTTCCTCCGCGGCACGGTCGTCATGATCGAGGCGATGGTCAACGGGATGCAGGCCCTGAGCTTCTCGGCCAAGGAGGCGATGCCCGCGGAGGAGAAGGGCGGCGGCAAGGACGGCTCGGGCGAGACGGGCGGCGCGTTCCTGGCGCTGCCGGTCATCGTGAGCACGCTGCTCGCCGTCGGGCTGTTCAAGTTCCTGCCGCACATGGCCGCGACGTACGCCGGGGTCCTCCTCGGCGACGCGAAGCTGACGGTCGACGATCTGGCCTACCATTTCGTCGACGGGGCGGTGAAGATCCTCATCTTCGTCGCCTACATCGCGGCGATCAGCCTCATGAGGGACATCCGGCGCGTCTTCGAGTTCCACGGCGCGGAGCACATGTCCATCTACACGTACGAGGCCGGCGAGCCGCTGACGGTCGAGCACGCGCGCCGGAAGTCGAGGCTGCACCCCCGCTGCGGCACGGCGTTCCTGATGGTCGTCATCCTCGTCTTCATCGTCGTGTCGGCGCTCATCATGCCGTTCGCGCCCGAGTGGGCGAAGCCCGGAGACGACAAGCCCTGGTTCAACCACCTGCTCATCGTGCTCCTGAAGCTGCCGCTCCTGATCCCGGTCGCCGGCCTGGCCTACGAGTTCAACAGGTTCGCCGGCCGGAACGCGTCGCACCCCCTCGTCAAGCCGCTGCTCGTCCCCGGCCTGGCGATGCAGCTCCTGACGACGCGTCCTCCGGACGACGCGCAGCTCGAGGTCGCGCTCGTGGCGCTGCGCACGGCGCTGTGGCGGGAGAAGGTGGGCGAGTCGGTGCCCGAGGACGAGGCGCCGCGGGTCTTCAGCGACTTCGCCGCGTTCGAGAGCGAGGGACCGCAGCTCGAGCCCGCGGGGGCGAACGCCTGAAGGTTGGTGGCTGTCATGCTGGACAAGCTCGCGAAGATCGAGGAGCGGTTCGAGGAGATCGAGCGCAGGCTCTGCGATCCGGCGGTGATCTCGAACAGGGAGGCGTTCAGGGAGCTGTCCCGCGAGCGCGCGGCGCTCGACGAGCTCGTGCCGACCTACCGCGACTACAAGAGGCTGCTGGCGGATCTCGGGGAGTACGAGGAGGGCGCGAGCTCCGGCGACCCCGAGCTCAAGGAGCTCGCCGAGGCCGAGCTCCCCGGGTTGCGGGCGAAGCGCCAGGCGCTCGAGGATCGGATCAAGCTCCTCCTCCTTCCGCGCGACCCCAACGACGACAAGAACGTCATCCTCGAGGTCCGCGCCGGAACCGGCGGCGAGGAGGCCTCGCTGTTCGCGGCGGAGCTGTTCCGCATGTACCAGAAGTTCGCGGAGTCGAGCGGGTGGCGCGTCGAGCTCATGAGCGCGTCGGAGACAGACAGCGGCGGCTTCAAGGAGGTCATCGCCAACATCTCCGGCAAGGACGTGTTCGCCTCGTTCAAGTACGAGAGCGGGGTCCACAGGGTGCAGCGGGTTCCCCAGACCGAGAGCCAGGGCCGGATCCACACGTCGGCCGTGACCGTCGCCGTGCTCCCGGAGGCGGAGGACGTCGAGGTCCACATCGACGAGGACAAGGAGCTCCGCATCGACGTCATGCGCGCCGGCGGCCCCGGCGGGCAGTGCGTGAACACGACCGACTCGGCGGTGCGCATCACGCACCTCCCGACCGGCCTCGTCGTCATGTGCCAGGACGAGAAGTCGCAGCACAAGAACCGCGCCAAGGCGCTGAAGATCCTGCGGGCGCGGCTGTTCGACAAGATCCAGGCGGAGAAGAACGCGGAGCGCGCGGCGGAGCGCAAGAGCCAGGTCGGCACCGGCGATCGCTCGGAGCGGATCCGCACGTACAACTTCCCGCAGAGCCGCGTGACCGACCACCGCGTCGGCCTGACCCTCTACAAGCTCGAGGAGATCCTCGCCGGAAACATAGGAGAGTTCGTCGGCTCCATCCGGGCGCACTTCCAGGCGGAGGCGCTGAAGAGCGAGAACGCGGACTGAGTAGGGGCGGGGGCTCGCCCCGCCCGCCGCATGATCAGAAATCGTAGAAGACGACGATGGACAGGCAGTGGAACTCGTTGTCGGAGCTCTGCGACACGACGGTGTCCTTGATGACGAACCCCGGATTGCTCCGGATCCACGCCGTGATCTGCTCGCCCAGATCCTCGCGTTCCTTCGCCTTCGTCGCCGAGAAGACCTTCACCCCCTTGTAGTCCACCATGCCCACGCTCCTTGCTCCCGCGCCGCGTGTCCCCCTTGAACCGCGTGTCTTCGGCCGACCTTTGTACTATGAATGCGGGCTGGACGACAAGGCCAGCCCGCCGGGTTGCCCGCGGGCCCTCGCGGCGATATGTTGCGTGGCGAGATCAAGGCATTGGCGAGAGGAGCGAAGAGATGGGCGAGGTCGACTGCGTCTTCTGCAAGATCGTGAGCGGGGCGATACCGGCGAAGAAGCTCTACGAGGACGACGCCGTCGTCGCGTTCGACGACGCCCACCCGGCCGCGCCGATCCACTTCCTCGTCATCCCGAAGATCCACGTCGACACGCTCGACGACGTGGGGAAGGAGCACGCGCCGCTGCTCGGGAGGATGCTGGTCGTCGCGGCGAGGCTGGCGCGGGAGAAGGGCGTCGGCGCGACCGGCTACCGCCAGGTGATCAACTGTCGCAAGGCGGCCGGGCAGGTCGTGTACCACCTGCACGCGCACGTCCTCGGCGGCCGCGACATGCGCCGGATGGGGTGACGGCGAGATGACGACGAACGACAAGCCCGAGGGAGAGGCCGCGCCCCGCGCGAAGCGCAGGCCCCCGAACGTGCGGTGGATGGCGCTCGGCGCGCTCGTGATCGTCGGCGGGGTCACGCTCGGCGAGAGCCTCGTGGTGACCCACATCGTCGAGAAGAGCGAGGCGCTCTCGAAGGCGTACCACTCACAGGACGCGAAGATGGCCAAGGGCGAGGAACTGACCGACGAGGAGAAGGCCGACCTGCGCGGCGCGCTCCTCGGCGACACGACCCTGCTCGGCGGCCTCGCCGCGATGCTCGTGCTCCTGCCCTTCGGCGCGGGCGTGCTCGTCGGGAGGCTCACGGGCTCGGCGCGTGACGCCGCGATCACCGTCGCCGTGGGCATGGCCGTCGGCTTCGCCTACGAGGGCACCGGCGTCGTCGCGATCGCCTTAGGCGCGGTGATCTACTTGGGCCTCGGGGCGCTCGCCGGACTCGTCGGGCGGCGCCTCGGCGCGCGGCGCGAGGCTGCGGCGAAGAACCCCTGAAATACGTGTTTTTTGGGCACGTTATGCTCATCTTGAATTGACCGAAAAAGGCGTGCGTGATAGAAACGGACCGGCTCGTGAGCCGGTCCTGCACAGGAGGCGCGTACGGATCCCGAATCCAAGCGGGAGTGGAAGAAGGCGGGTCGTCTTTCCGCCGTCGGCTTGGAGATGGGGTTCGCGATTCTCATCGGGGTGCTGGGCGGACAGTATCTGGACGACGTGTTCGATACCGCCCCGGTGCTGTTCTGGATCGGCTTCGCGGTTGGTTTGGGAGCGGCGGCGAAAGCAGTTTACGACGGCTTGCGGGTGGCATCCAGAACCGTGGTCCCGGACGATGAAAAAAATTCTAAGAAGATTTGAGCCCTACGCCATCCTCTGGGGAGTCGGGGCGGCGATCTTCGCCGCGCTCCGCCTCGGTCCGGACGATCTCGTCGGCGTCGCGTTCGGAACCGCGCTCGCCTTGGCGAACTGGTTCGTCTTCAACTGGGCGGGGCGGCGCGTCGCGGCGCTCGGCGACAAGGGGCGCTTCGGGTTCTTCCTGGTGGTGAAGACCGGCTCCCTGCTCGCCGTCATCTGGCTCATCCTGGCGACCGAGATCGCATCCCCGCTGGGCATGCTCCTCGGGCTCTCCGCCCTGGTTTTCGGCCTTCTGGCGCGCAGCACGGTACAGGTTCTTGCTGAGGGCAACGCAGCACTGCGGGAGGAACGGTAGATGCCGCACGGCGTGAGCTGGTTCGACTACATCTTCACCGCGATGGGCGAGTGGCGCACGCGGCTGCAGGAGCTCATCGGCACGTCCTACATCGACCACGCCGACATCTCCGTGCAATACGTCGTCGGGTTCGCCTTCGTCGCGGCGCTGCTGATCATGCTCGTGCTGATCGCGCGGCGGAAGTTCAGCGCCACGCGCGGTCTCATCCCGGACAACCGCCTGAACCTGCGCACGTTCTTCGAGATGATGATCGAGGGCGCGCTCGCCACGATGGAAGGGATCATGGGCCGCAAGGCCGCGCGCTTCTTCCTCCCGCTCATCGCGGCGAGCATGTTCATCATCTTCTTCTCGAACTTCATAGGGCTCATCCCCGGGTTCACGCCGCCGACGGGGAACCTCAACATGACGCTCGCGATGGCGCTCGTCATCTTCTTCACGACGCACATCTGGGGCATCAAGGAGCACGGCGTCATCAAGTACTTCGCGGAGTGGTGCGGCCCGTTCCGCAAGTGGTGGGCGCTCCCGTTCATGCTGTTCTTCTTCGCGATCGAGGCGGTCAGCCACCTCGCGCGGCCGGCGTCGCTGTCCATCCGACTGATGGGCAACATGTTCGCCGATCACGCGGTGGTGGCGTCGTTCACGCTCCTGTGCCCGATCCTCGTGCCGGTGCCGGTGCTGCTCCTCGGGGTGCTCGTGTGCATCGTGCAGACGGCGGTGTTCTGTATTCTATCGGCGGTGTACATCGGTATGGCTGTTGCTCACGAAGAGCATTGAACCTGCGAGAAAAGGAGAGCTGACATGCAGATGCGCAAGGTGCTGTCCCTGTTGACCGTTGCCCTCATCACGTTGGTGGCCACCGCGGCGTTCGCCGAAGGCGAGGCGGAGGCCGGGGCGGTCCTGGACCAGGGCTGGAGGGCGCTCGGCGCCGGGCTCGCGATCGGGCTCGCGGCGTTCGGATGCGGCATCGGCCAAGGAAACGCGATCGGCGCCTGCCTGACCGGCATCGCCCGCAACCCCAAGGCGGACGCCCAGATGTTCCCCAAGCTCATTCTGGGTCTCGCGATCATCGAGTCGCTCGCCATCTACGCTTTGATCATCGCCTTCATGGTCAAGCCGTGAGCGAAACGCGGTTCCTCACCGCGCTGGCTTTTTTGGGTTTGGGCGCTGCGTTCATCGGTTGCGGAAACGCTGTTCCGTCGCCTGCCGCGGCGGTCGGGGAGGGCGAGACGAGGTTCGACGTGCCGGCGCCTCTGCCCGTCTCGATGGAGCAGGACGTCACCGAGCGCGTCGAGATCAAGACCTCCATGGGGAGCATCGTCGTGGGGCTGTACGGTGACGCCGCGCCGGACACCGTGAAGAGCTTCCTCTCGTACGTCGACAGGGGGTTCTACAGCGGCAAGATCTTCCACCGCGTGATCCCCGGCTTCATGATCCAGGGCGGCGGCTTCGACGCGGCGCTCGAGCGCGCGGAAACGGATCCGCCGCTCCGGCTCGAGATCATCCCCGGGCTGAAGCACGAGGCCGGGATCATCTCCATGGCGCGCACCTCGGATCCGAACAGCGCGACGAGCCAGTTCTTCATCTGCGTGTCCGCGGCGACGCAGCTCAACGGCGGCTACGCGGCGTTCGGGCACGTCGAGGAGGGCTTGACCGTCGCGCTGGAGATCTCCTCCGTGCCCACGCAGACCGTCACGGGAGAGCGCGGCGAGATGAACGACGTGCCGACGCAGCCGGTCGTCATCGAGCACGTCAGGCGCTTGGGCCTCGAGAGCGCGCCGCAGGGTGACGCAGGGCCGTGACGCCCCCGGCGGGGTCAGGGCTCCTCGTCGGCGCTGTTCCAGTCCACGAAGACCCGCAGCTCCTCGGAGAACTTCCGCAGGTCCGTTTCCAGGATCTTGATGGCGAGGCCGCCGGTCGTGTTGTACGCGTTGAGGCCG
Coding sequences within it:
- a CDS encoding ATP synthase F0 subunit C, with product MQMRKVLSLLTVALITLVATAAFAEGEAEAGAVLDQGWRALGAGLAIGLAAFGCGIGQGNAIGACLTGIARNPKADAQMFPKLILGLAIIESLAIYALIIAFMVKP
- a CDS encoding helix-turn-helix domain-containing protein is translated as MKKPSSERVFSVKQVAQMCRVSNETIRRWIRKHGLNAYNTTGGLAIKILETDLRKFSEELRVFVDWNSADEEP
- a CDS encoding histidine triad nucleotide-binding protein; this encodes MGEVDCVFCKIVSGAIPAKKLYEDDAVVAFDDAHPAAPIHFLVIPKIHVDTLDDVGKEHAPLLGRMLVVAARLAREKGVGATGYRQVINCRKAAGQVVYHLHAHVLGGRDMRRMG
- the atpB gene encoding F0F1 ATP synthase subunit A, which produces MPHGVSWFDYIFTAMGEWRTRLQELIGTSYIDHADISVQYVVGFAFVAALLIMLVLIARRKFSATRGLIPDNRLNLRTFFEMMIEGALATMEGIMGRKAARFFLPLIAASMFIIFFSNFIGLIPGFTPPTGNLNMTLAMALVIFFTTHIWGIKEHGVIKYFAEWCGPFRKWWALPFMLFFFAIEAVSHLARPASLSIRLMGNMFADHAVVASFTLLCPILVPVPVLLLGVLVCIVQTAVFCILSAVYIGMAVAHEEH
- a CDS encoding peptidylprolyl isomerase, which translates into the protein MSETRFLTALAFLGLGAAFIGCGNAVPSPAAAVGEGETRFDVPAPLPVSMEQDVTERVEIKTSMGSIVVGLYGDAAPDTVKSFLSYVDRGFYSGKIFHRVIPGFMIQGGGFDAALERAETDPPLRLEIIPGLKHEAGIISMARTSDPNSATSQFFICVSAATQLNGGYAAFGHVEEGLTVALEISSVPTQTVTGERGEMNDVPTQPVVIEHVRRLGLESAPQGDAGP
- the tnpA gene encoding IS200/IS605 family transposase yields the protein MPFCPAHELRGLEKGTDKNVKLFATRHSHAVLYVHVVWATKNRAAVLDSALLFRLSRQAADTAHALGSAVLALGGAPDHVHLLVRYRPDLSVAELVRGLKAALTLTIRREVSSFPDFSWQTGYGAFSVSSSELDRTVAYISNQERHHAAGTIWPDLELED
- the prfA gene encoding peptide chain release factor 1 — protein: MLDKLAKIEERFEEIERRLCDPAVISNREAFRELSRERAALDELVPTYRDYKRLLADLGEYEEGASSGDPELKELAEAELPGLRAKRQALEDRIKLLLLPRDPNDDKNVILEVRAGTGGEEASLFAAELFRMYQKFAESSGWRVELMSASETDSGGFKEVIANISGKDVFASFKYESGVHRVQRVPQTESQGRIHTSAVTVAVLPEAEDVEVHIDEDKELRIDVMRAGGPGGQCVNTTDSAVRITHLPTGLVVMCQDEKSQHKNRAKALKILRARLFDKIQAEKNAERAAERKSQVGTGDRSERIRTYNFPQSRVTDHRVGLTLYKLEEILAGNIGEFVGSIRAHFQAEALKSENAD
- the rpmE gene encoding 50S ribosomal protein L31, whose amino-acid sequence is MKKGIHPKYTAITISCACGNTVKTRSTNGQDMTLEICSECHPFYTGKQKLLDSAGRIERFRKKYAGQKKPA
- a CDS encoding AtpZ/AtpI family protein, yielding MGFAILIGVLGGQYLDDVFDTAPVLFWIGFAVGLGAAAKAVYDGLRVASRTVVPDDEKNSKKI
- the rho gene encoding transcription termination factor Rho, with amino-acid sequence MHLRDLKKKPISELTTMANEYNIEGAAGMRKQELIFALLQAQSDQNGVITGEGVLETLPDGFGFLRAPDYNYLPGPDDIYVSPSQIRRFNLRTGDIVAGQIRPPKESERYFALLKVETINHEAPEVARSKILFDNLTPLYPDARFNLETPDKPNDSTRIIDLLCPIGKGQRCLIVSPPRAGKTVLLQDLANAISTNHPEAKLHVLLIDERPEEVTDMARNVDGEVISSTFDEPAQRHVQVAEMVLEKAKRLVEHNHDVVILLDSITRLARAYNTVVPPSGKILSGGVDSNALHKPKRFFGAARNIEGGGSLTIVATALVDTGSRMDEVIFEEFKGTGNSEIHLDRKLMEKRIFPCLDINRSATRKEELLLDNFVLQRVWLLRQLLHPLNVIDSMEFLLDKLRRTKSNKEFLESMNQ
- a CDS encoding DUF1385 domain-containing protein, translating into MMRSPRSLAIAVRRPSNEIVVKEAVWRSIWDRLTFLRWPFLRGTVVMIEAMVNGMQALSFSAKEAMPAEEKGGGKDGSGETGGAFLALPVIVSTLLAVGLFKFLPHMAATYAGVLLGDAKLTVDDLAYHFVDGAVKILIFVAYIAAISLMRDIRRVFEFHGAEHMSIYTYEAGEPLTVEHARRKSRLHPRCGTAFLMVVILVFIVVSALIMPFAPEWAKPGDDKPWFNHLLIVLLKLPLLIPVAGLAYEFNRFAGRNASHPLVKPLLVPGLAMQLLTTRPPDDAQLEVALVALRTALWREKVGESVPEDEAPRVFSDFAAFESEGPQLEPAGANA